The Methanoculleus marisnigri JR1 genome window below encodes:
- a CDS encoding ATP-binding protein: MAELTVRADLSALEAIADFLAETLAGCGDELVFAIQLAVDEACSNIILYGYGGEPGSISIACTADEDAVHVTITDDGVAFDPLTAPPPPLDVPVEERPIGGLGVHFIRTVTDSVTYAREGEKNILSMEKKRPASG; encoded by the coding sequence ATGGCGGAACTCACCGTGCGGGCGGATCTATCGGCGCTCGAAGCGATTGCGGACTTTCTCGCGGAGACACTCGCCGGGTGCGGCGACGAACTCGTCTTTGCAATCCAGCTCGCCGTCGACGAAGCCTGCAGTAACATCATCCTCTACGGGTATGGCGGGGAGCCGGGATCGATCTCGATCGCCTGCACCGCAGACGAAGACGCCGTCCACGTGACGATCACCGACGACGGGGTTGCATTCGATCCGCTCACCGCCCCGCCGCCGCCCCTCGATGTCCCCGTGGAAGAGCGGCCGATCGGGGGGCTCGGTGTTCACTTCATCCGGACGGTGACGGACAGCGTAACCTACGCCCGCGAAGGTGAGAAGAACATTCTCTCGATGGAGAAGAAGCGACCGGCGTCAGGATGA
- a CDS encoding nucleoside 2-deoxyribosyltransferase, whose translation MYVLVAPCIQNPACRARGITTDEDIRCFGRALERCRRFSIEVVPLPCPETIYLGPDREPGSFLDRFATDEFAALLDRLESEVRDAIRARGEPPLAIVGVDSSPTCGVNATYYSSERQPGRGVFLARFPDIPAIDVKEFARYRVYLAAPLFSEAEVTYNLALQELLEAHLFDVYLPQEVGDTSRTRSREEHRDIFAQHAAALRDVDAVVAVIDGADADSGTSWEMGYAYALGKRVVALRTDFRVVGHHERVNLMLEESAAVVTKKEDLPRALGSFLTASS comes from the coding sequence ATGTACGTGCTCGTCGCTCCCTGCATACAGAACCCCGCGTGCCGCGCCCGCGGGATAACGACCGATGAGGACATTCGCTGCTTTGGGCGCGCCCTGGAGCGCTGCCGGCGCTTCTCGATCGAGGTTGTCCCGCTCCCCTGCCCGGAGACGATCTACCTCGGTCCCGACCGCGAACCGGGCTCGTTCCTCGATAGGTTCGCGACCGATGAGTTTGCCGCCCTCCTCGACCGGCTCGAATCAGAGGTCCGTGACGCGATACGGGCGCGGGGGGAGCCGCCGCTCGCGATCGTCGGGGTGGACTCCTCTCCCACCTGCGGGGTGAACGCCACCTACTACTCGTCGGAAAGACAGCCCGGACGCGGGGTGTTTCTCGCCAGGTTCCCGGACATCCCGGCGATCGACGTGAAGGAGTTCGCCCGCTACCGGGTCTACCTCGCCGCCCCGCTCTTTTCGGAGGCTGAGGTGACCTACAACCTCGCGCTCCAGGAACTCCTCGAAGCGCACCTCTTCGACGTCTACCTCCCCCAGGAGGTGGGGGACACGAGCCGCACCCGGAGCCGGGAGGAGCACCGGGACATCTTCGCGCAGCACGCCGCGGCGCTCCGGGATGTCGATGCCGTCGTCGCGGTCATCGACGGCGCGGACGCCGATTCGGGAACCTCGTGGGAGATGGGGTACGCGTATGCTCTCGGGAAGCGAGTCGTCGCGCTCCGCACCGATTTCCGGGTCGTCGGCCACCACGAGCGGGTCAACCTGATGCTCGAAGAGTCCGCGGCCGTGGTCACGAAAAAAGAAGATCTGCCCCGGGCGCTCGGGTCGTTCCTTACGGCGTCATCCTGA
- a CDS encoding STAS domain-containing protein, protein MSGHFEITEEKAGTVDIVTMKGRLDAGSSETAQERINRVLDAGGRNLLVNLCDLDYISSSGLRVLLATLKRLKTNGGALRIACAQPQILEVFTMAGFHRIFSLSPDEATALAGFPAGS, encoded by the coding sequence ATGAGCGGGCACTTCGAGATCACCGAGGAAAAGGCCGGCACCGTCGATATCGTCACGATGAAAGGGCGGCTGGACGCCGGCTCTTCGGAGACGGCACAGGAGCGGATCAACAGGGTGCTCGACGCCGGAGGGAGGAACCTCCTCGTCAACCTCTGCGACCTCGACTATATCAGCAGCTCCGGGCTCCGGGTGCTGCTTGCCACGCTGAAGCGGCTGAAGACCAACGGCGGGGCGCTCCGGATTGCCTGCGCACAGCCGCAGATCCTCGAGGTCTTCACCATGGCGGGGTTCCACCGGATCTTTTCGCTCTCTCCCGACGAGGCAACTGCGCTTGCCGGTTTTCCGGCGGGATCCTGA
- a CDS encoding PP2C family protein-serine/threonine phosphatase: MAFSGFGDMFFVLLQMICVIVVVAYLITRTKSFTQVLDGIFTWKGQAILILLFGALSIYGTESGITILGATANVRDLGPMVGGLACGPVVGLGAGLIGAAYRFSLAGFTAVPCATATVLAGLFGGLIFLFAGRKFIGMHGAVLFAVGMEAFHMGLTLLLCRPFDQALEVVEGVAVPMIIANATGVFIFAFIIGNLIAERQTKDERDSFLSELERKKAELKIAHDIQMSFLPERLPEVPGFELAALSLPAKEVGGDFYDAIPLPGGRTAFVIADVSGKGVPAALFMALSRTVLRANSLIPRSARDAVTEANMLIAEDAKSGMFVTLFYAVADPGKKTLTYVNAGHNPPLLFRPGSGRPTGLKGTGIILGVMPEAEYGEETIHLVSGDLVLLYTDGVTEAINPDEEQFGEERLIETVSASLDLPPAEIVERVRDAVMAFSGDEPQFDDLTLMILRVV; this comes from the coding sequence ATGGCGTTCTCCGGCTTCGGCGATATGTTCTTCGTGCTCCTGCAGATGATCTGCGTCATCGTAGTGGTCGCCTACCTGATCACGCGGACGAAATCGTTTACGCAGGTGCTCGACGGCATATTCACCTGGAAAGGCCAGGCGATACTCATCCTCCTCTTCGGGGCGCTCTCCATCTACGGCACCGAGAGCGGCATCACCATCCTCGGCGCCACGGCAAACGTCCGCGACCTCGGGCCGATGGTCGGCGGGCTCGCCTGCGGCCCGGTGGTGGGGCTCGGCGCCGGGCTGATCGGCGCGGCGTATCGCTTCTCTCTCGCGGGGTTCACCGCCGTCCCGTGCGCGACCGCGACCGTCCTCGCGGGGCTCTTCGGGGGGCTGATCTTCCTCTTTGCCGGTCGTAAATTCATCGGGATGCACGGCGCAGTCCTCTTCGCCGTCGGGATGGAGGCGTTCCACATGGGGCTCACCCTTCTCCTCTGTCGGCCGTTCGACCAGGCGCTCGAGGTCGTCGAGGGGGTGGCCGTTCCGATGATCATCGCCAATGCCACCGGGGTCTTCATCTTCGCGTTCATCATCGGGAATCTGATCGCCGAGCGGCAGACGAAGGATGAGCGCGACTCCTTCCTCTCGGAACTCGAGCGTAAAAAGGCCGAACTGAAGATCGCGCACGATATCCAGATGAGTTTCCTCCCCGAACGGCTGCCGGAAGTTCCGGGCTTCGAACTCGCCGCCCTCTCGCTCCCGGCAAAGGAGGTCGGCGGGGACTTCTACGACGCGATCCCCCTTCCCGGCGGCCGGACAGCCTTTGTCATAGCCGACGTCTCGGGAAAAGGCGTCCCGGCGGCGCTCTTTATGGCGCTCTCGCGGACGGTGCTGCGGGCGAACTCGCTGATCCCGCGGAGTGCCCGCGACGCCGTCACCGAGGCCAATATGCTGATAGCCGAGGACGCGAAGTCCGGGATGTTCGTCACCCTCTTCTACGCGGTCGCCGACCCGGGCAAGAAGACACTCACCTACGTCAACGCGGGGCACAACCCGCCGCTCCTCTTCCGGCCGGGCAGCGGCCGGCCCACAGGGCTGAAAGGAACCGGGATCATCCTCGGGGTCATGCCGGAGGCCGAGTACGGCGAGGAGACGATCCATCTTGTGAGCGGCGACCTCGTCCTCCTCTACACCGACGGCGTCACCGAGGCGATCAACCCCGATGAAGAGCAGTTCGGGGAGGAGCGGCTGATAGAGACCGTCTCGGCCTCTCTTGACCTGCCGCCGGCCGAGATCGTCGAGAGAGTCCGCGACGCGGTCATGGCGTTCTCGGGCGACGAGCCGCAGTTCGATGACCTGACCCTCATGATTCTCCGGGTGGTCTGA
- a CDS encoding DUF367 family protein, giving the protein MIPLYAYRDDTCDPRKCTVKKLARRGLLRIVPSIAKIPRQTLLLDPTAERAVSPADRDLPSITALDCSWEVLDTGAVASWRNRRALPFLVAANPVNFGRPFRLTSVEAMAAALYIIGEKEQAHDVLAPFGWGLRFLEVNADPLEDYSRAKDSAEVVALQALYM; this is encoded by the coding sequence ATGATACCGCTCTACGCCTACCGGGACGACACCTGCGATCCCCGGAAATGCACGGTGAAGAAACTCGCCCGGCGCGGGCTTCTCCGGATCGTCCCGAGCATCGCGAAGATCCCCCGTCAGACCCTCCTCCTCGACCCGACGGCGGAGAGAGCGGTATCTCCCGCCGACCGGGACCTCCCCTCGATAACGGCGCTCGACTGCTCCTGGGAGGTCCTCGATACCGGGGCCGTCGCCTCCTGGCGCAACCGCCGGGCGCTCCCCTTCCTCGTGGCCGCAAACCCGGTGAACTTCGGCCGGCCGTTCCGGCTCACCTCAGTGGAGGCGATGGCCGCGGCGCTCTACATCATCGGCGAGAAAGAGCAGGCACATGACGTTCTCGCCCCGTTCGGGTGGGGGCTCCGGTTCCTCGAGGTGAACGCCGACCCCCTCGAGGACTACTCGCGGGCAAAGGACAGCGCCGAGGTCGTCGCTCTCCAGGCGCTGTATATGTAG
- a CDS encoding DUF72 domain-containing protein produces the protein MEVHVGTSGWSYAWNRGRSLAWFVEHSGLDAIELNASFYGFPSEKSVCSWAAAGSGLRWSVKVNRSVTHRHRFNEKAVPVWERFLERFLPLDDLVDFYLFQAPPAFADVDRIVAFIKAVDLGRRCAIEIRNPAVLGDDEACRRLQETAVPVSVDSPVFRERTFSGDVVYLRMHGREGWYRHDYAEGELAAIRDRIAGIGPERAYIFFNNDHAMLEDARTMARLFWCKPPV, from the coding sequence ATGGAGGTTCATGTCGGCACGAGCGGCTGGTCGTACGCGTGGAACCGGGGGAGGAGCCTTGCGTGGTTCGTCGAGCATTCGGGTCTCGACGCCATCGAGTTGAACGCGAGCTTCTACGGGTTCCCGTCGGAGAAATCCGTTTGTTCATGGGCCGCTGCAGGGTCGGGACTGCGGTGGAGCGTCAAGGTGAACCGGTCGGTCACCCACCGGCACCGGTTCAACGAGAAGGCCGTCCCCGTCTGGGAACGATTCCTGGAGAGGTTTCTCCCGCTCGACGATCTCGTCGACTTCTACCTTTTCCAGGCCCCGCCGGCGTTCGCGGACGTCGACCGAATTGTCGCATTCATCAAGGCGGTCGATCTTGGACGCCGGTGTGCCATAGAGATCAGGAATCCTGCGGTGCTCGGCGACGACGAGGCGTGCCGGAGGCTGCAGGAAACGGCCGTCCCGGTCTCGGTCGACTCTCCCGTGTTCCGGGAGCGGACATTTTCCGGCGACGTCGTCTACCTCAGAATGCACGGGCGGGAAGGCTGGTACCGGCACGACTATGCGGAGGGTGAACTCGCCGCCATCCGGGATCGGATTGCCGGTATCGGCCCGGAACGGGCGTATATCTTCTTCAACAACGATCATGCCATGCTCGAGGACGCGAGAACCATGGCGCGCCTCTTCTGGTGTAAGCCACCCGTCTGA